The genomic interval ATAATCGTCTCCGATGCCCAGCGGGCGGCGTTCCTGAACGGCGCCGACGACACTGTCGCCTACTACATGGACGTCTTCAAGGACGCACCTGAGGGGCAGCGTTGAGCCCTGCCATCCGCGTCGACGCGGGCTGGATCCTCGAAATCCAGACGCGCGTATCGCCCGTCAATACCCCCATCGCCGACTGGGGCGCGCTCGACGCCATGGCCAAGCGCCATATGTTCGAGCAGCCTCACGGGCAGCTGTACTACGAAGCACCTGCCGCCCGAGCGGCCACTTTTCTCCACAGCGCGGTTCTCCTGCGACCGTTCGCGGACTACAACTCGGTGATCGGCTGGGCATGCGCCGAGCGGTACATGATCGCGTCGGGCGAGCCCATCAGACCGCCGAAGCCGGACGAGGTTCACCTCCTCACGGGTGCGATCCGGGCGCAGGAGGCCACTCTCCGCGATATCGCCCGAGCCATCACCGGCTGGCAGTGAACACCAGGGGACCGGTCTACTCCTCAGGTGGAAAGACCGGCTCCCCGCCCTCCAGCAGTGTGATCGCGATCGCCTCGACCGGGCAGCCCTCGGCCGCCGCCAGCACCTTTTCGTTCGCGTCCATGTCCGGTTCGGACGGGTGCGACTGGCGGGCCGTGTCCAGGGCGAATCCGCCCGGGGCCAGGTTCACGCACATACCGGAGCCGATGCACACGCCCCGGTCGACCTCGACGTGCCAGCGGTCTCCCATCACGCCTCCCCGTGGCCCGCCGGCAGGTGGATCATTTTGTGCTCCAGGTACTCGCTGTACCCCTCTGGCCCGAACTCCCGCCCCACGCCGGAGTTCTTGTAGCCGCCGAAGGGGCCGAGCATGTCGATGCTGAAGGTGTTCACGGAGTACGTGCCGGTCCTGACCCGGCGTGCGATGTCGATGCCGTGCTCGACGTCGGCGGTCCATACGCTGCCGCTGAGCCCGTACTCGGAGTCGTTGGCGATCCGTACCGCCTCGCGCTCGTCGTCGTACGGGAGAAGACAGATGACCGGGCCGAAGATCTCCTCGCGGGCGATGCGCATCGAGTTGTCGACCCCGCCGAAGAGCGTCGGTTCGACGTACCAGCCCTGCTGCATGCCCGCCGGACGGCCGCCGCCCGTAAGGATCTTCGCGCCTTCCTCCTGGCCGATCCTGATGTAGTCGAGGGACCGTTGCTGCTGGCGCCGGGCGACGAGCGGACCCACTTCGGTCGCCGGGTCGAGCGGGTCGCCGACCTTCAGCGCGCCGGCCGCCGAGGCGAACGCGTCGGCGAACTCGTCGTAGCGGGAGCGCGGGACAAGGATGCGGGTCTGGGCCACGCAGGCCTGGCCATTGATCATCCAGGCGAACGGGGCGATGCCCGCGACGGCCGTCGCCAGATCCGCGTCCGGCAGGATCACGGCGGCGGATTTGCCGCCCAGTTCCAGCGTCACGCGGGTGAGATTGCGCGAGGCCACCTCCATGACGCGCTTGCCCGCCCCCACCGAGCCGGTGAACGACACCTTGTCGACCCCCGGATGCCCGACCAGGTATTCGCTGACCTCGCGGTCGGCCGGAATGATGGAGAGGACCCCTTCGGGGAGACCCGCCTCGGTGGCAATCTCGGCCAGGATGTAGGCGTCGAGCGGCGTCTCCGGCGACACCTTCAGCACGGCCGTGCAGCCCGCGAGCAGCGCGGGCGCGAGCTTGGCCGCCGCCGTGAACTGCGGGACGTTCCACGGCACGACGGCCGCGACCACGCCGACCGGCTCGCGCCGTACGAGAATCGAGCCGAGTACGCCGTTCCGCCGGGCCTCGTACGGGAAGTCGCGCGCGACGGTGATCGTCGCGTCCCAGACCATCATCGCGGCGAGCGCCTGCATCATCACGCTCGCGGTGTACGGCGTACCGTTCTCGGAGCTGATCGACCTGGCGATCTCCTCGTGCCGTACCGCGATGGCGTCCTTGATGCGCGTGACGACCGCGATCCGCTCGTCCAGCGACATCCTCGGCCAGGGGCCGTCGTCGAACGCGGTGCGCGCGGCGGCGACCGCACGGTCGACGTCGGCCCGGGACGCGTGCGGTACGCGGCCGATGACCTGCTCGGTGTGGGGCGAGATCACCTCGATGACATCCGTGCCCAGCGGATCCACCAACTGCCCGCCGATGTACAGCTTTCCGTGCTCCACAAGCTCGGTCATAACTGACGCCTCGCCTTCACCCGCAGCTGACGGTCTTTCAGAACTGATACCAGTTCTAGTGGCGGGAGTCCATGGACCGGCCCCTTTGCAAAGAAGTCGACCTGGGCGACTATTGGAACGAGTTCTAGTGCTGAGGGATTGGGGACACATGTCGCAGGTGACCGAGCACGGCGGTGGCGTGTGGTCCATCAAGGTCCCCATCCCGGACAACCCCCTCGGCCACACCCTGGTGCACCTGCTCGACACCGACCGGGGCCCGGTCCTGATCGACACCGGCTGGGACGACCCGGCCTCCTGGGACACCCTGGCCGCAGGTCTCGCCTCCCTCGACGTGGCCGTCACCGACATCCACGGCGTCGTCATCACGCACCACCACCCCGACCACCACGGCCTCTCCGGGCAGGTACGGGACGTATCCGGCGCCTGGATCGCGATGCACGCCGCCGACACCGAAGTCGTACGCCGCACCCGCAGCGCGGAACCGGGCACCTGGCTCGACTACATCACCGCGAAACTCACCGCGGCCGGGGCGCCCTACGACCACCTCGCTCCCCTCCGTGCCGCCCGCGAATCCGGCCGCATGCGTACCCTCCCCGGCCTCAGGGCGGCCCTCCCCGACCGCGAGATCGTCCCCGGCGACCTGCTGCCCCTGGCCGGCCGGCGCCTGCGCGCCGTCTGGACGCCGGGCCACACGCCCGGCCATGTGTGCCTCCACCTGGAAGAGACCCACCCGGCGGGCCTGCCCGGCAACGGCCGCCTCTTCTCCGGCGACCACCTCCTGCCCGGCATCACCCCGCACATCGGCCTGTACGAGGACCCCGACGACGACGCCGTCACCGACCCCCTGGGCGACTACCTCGACTCCCTGGAGCGCATCGCCCGCCTCACCCCGGCCGAAGTACTCCCCGCCCACCAGCATGCCTTCACCGACGCCCCCGGCCGCGTCGAAGCCCTCCTCGCCCACCATGACGAGCGCCTCACCGGTCTCCGTGCACTCCTCGCCAACCCGCTCACGCCGTGGCAGCTCGCCGAGCGCATGGAGTGGAACCGGCCCTGGGACCAAATCCCGTACGGGTCGCGGAACATCGCCGTCTCTGAGGCCGAGGCCCATCTGCGGCACCTGGTGAAGCTGGGCCACGCGGAGGCGGTGCCGGGCAGCGACCCGGTGACGTACATCGCCGTATGAGCAGCGGAGCCCCACGCCCGCCCCGGGCCTGCTTGCTACGGGTCGGTAGAGTGGGCACGTCGTCATCATGCCCGTCCTGGGGGAAGCCGGTGCAAATCCGGCACTGACCCGCAACCGTAAGCCGCTCCTGGTGGGGCGGTGAGTCGGAACACCCGGTCCGGCATGACTGGCTCGGCACCGTCGAGGTATACGGGGCCGGAGCCTGGTGCGTGGTCTGCGTGCTTGTGCCCGGCTCCTCAGCAGGAGAGGCCCCCGCCCGTCATGACCCTTCGCCGCAGCGCAGCCACAGTGCTCGCCGCTTCCGCCGTACTGTGCGCTGCCGCCGCCCCGGTCGCGGTCGCTGCCCCCACCCCCAAGCCTCCCGTGGTGCCGTCCGGTCTGTACGGCGCGAAGGACCCGACGTACGACGGTGTCTGGCGGCAGTCGCTGGCCCTGCTCGCCCAGGACACGGTGGGCGTCAAGCCCGCCGCGAAGGCCGTGAACTGGCTGGCCGGGCAGCAGTGCGACAGCGGTGGCTTCGCGTCCTTCCGCGCCGACGCCGCCGAGCCGTGCACCGCGAAGACCATGATGGACAGCAATGCCACCGCGGCCGCCGTGCAGGCGCTGAGCGCGCTCGGCGGGCAGGACGCCGTCGTGAAGAAGGGCGTCGGCTGGCTGACGTCCGCACAGAACCAGGACGGCGGCTGGGGCTACAACCCGGGCGGCCCGAGCGACTCCAACTCCACGTCGGTCGTGATCGGCGCGCTGGCCGCTGCGGGCGAGAAGCCCGGCGAGGTGAAGTCGCAGAAGGGCAAGTCGCCGTACGACGCGCTCGTGACGTTCGCGATCCCGTGCGACGCGAAGAAGGGCGGCGGCGCGTTCGCGTACCAGCCGGACAAGGCCGGGAAGCTCGCCCCCAACGACGACGCGACAGCGGCGGGCGTACTGGGCGCGCTCGGCCAGGGGGCGGCCGCCAAGGGCAAGAAGGACGGCGCGAAGGCGGAGTGCGCCGAGGCGGCCGGGAAGCCGACTCCCGCGCAGGCTGCGGCCAACGGCGCGGCGTACCTGACCGGCGTACTCGCCAAGACCGGGCACCTCGACACTCCGCCCATGCCCGGCGCCGAGAACCCCAAGGCGCAGCCCGACTTCGGCAACACGGCGGACGCCGTCGTCGCACTGGCCGCGCAGGGCGGGGCCGACCAGGCGAAGAAGCCGCTGGAGTGGCTGAAGAAGAACTCCGCGGCGTGGGCGAAGGAGAACGGCCCGGCCGCGTACGCCCAGCTGGTCTTCGCCGCGAACGCGACCGGCACCGACCCCCGCAACTTCGGCGGCACCGACCTGGTCAAGGAGCTCAACGCGAACGGGCCCGCGCCGCAGGAGACCAAGGCCGGTGAGGAGAAGAAGGACAGTGCGGACGGCGACGGCGGCTTCGCCGGGTGGTGGATCGTCGCGGTCTTCTTCATCGCCAGCGTCGGCGTCGGCATCCTGTTCAGCGGCCGCAAGAAGAAGAACGCGCAGCTGTGACCCGTACCCGGCTTGCCGCCTCCGTCCTCCCGCTCGTCCTCGCGCTCGGCGTCGCTCTTGCAGTGCTGGGCGGCGGGGCGGGCTCCGCGCAGGCGGCAACCGGCTACCGCTACTGGTCGTTCTGGGTCGGCGACGGCGGGAAGTGGACGTACGCGACGCAAGGGCCTGCCGCCCTGCGGCCCGCCGACGGTGATGTGATCGGCTTCCGGTTCTCGGTGAGCGAGGACTCGCAGGACTCCGCGAAGCCGCGCCGCGCGGCCGACTTCGACGCGATCTGCGGCAAGTCGCCCGAGTCCGCCAAGGCCGGTTCCGACGGCGGCTCCAAGCGGATCGCGCTCGTCATCGACCCCGGTACGGCGGCCGACGCCCCGGCCGGCGAGCGGCCGCCCGCGCTGCGTACCGCATGCGTACGGGTCGGCGCGGACGCGACGAGCGCCGACGCGCTCGCCTCGGTGGCGAAGCCGCTGCGCTACAACAGCATGGCGCTGCTCTGCGCGATGTCGGGGTACCCGAAGACGGGCTGCGGGGAGCAGGTGTCCGACGGGGGCGCGGACATGTCCGCCCGGCCCGCCATCTCCGTCAAGACTGTCGACGGCAACGGAAGCGGACCCTCCGCAGGGCTGCTCGTCGGCCTCGCCGCCGTGCTCGGGCTGGGCGCGGCGGGGGTGTGGCGGGCGCGGCGCCGGCGCGGATGACGCGGATGACGCGGAATCGGCTGAGCTCGATGACGTCCATGGCCTCGCTGCCCTCTCTGACCTCTCTGACTTCGTGACCTCCAAGGCCCTCCGCGCGCCCGAAGCGAACCGCAGCAACGCCCTGCACGCCGGGGCCTGGTGGCTGTGGGCGCTCGGGCTCGCCGCAGCCGCTTCCCGGACCACCAACCCGCTGTTGCTCGGGATGCTGGTGGGGGTGGCGGGGTACGTGGTGGCGGCGCGCAGGACGGATGCGCCGTGGGCGCGTTCGTACGGGGCGTTCGTCAAGCTCGGGCTGGTCGTCATCGGGATCCGGCTGGTCTTCTCGGCCTTCCTCGGCTCACCGATCCCGGGCATCCACACCGTCTTCTCGCTGCCCGAAGTGCCGCTGCCCGGCTGGGCGCAGGGCGTACGGATCGGCGGGCGGGTGACGGCCGAACAACTGGTCTTCGCCCTGTACGACGGGGCGAAGCTGGCCACGCTGCTGATCTGCCTGGGCGCCGCGAACGCGCTCGCCAATCCGGCGCGGCTGCTCAAGTCCCTGCCCGCCGCACTGTACGAGGCCGGGGTCGCGGTCGTCGTCGCGATGACCTTCGCGCCGAACATGGTCGCCGACGTCGTACGACTGCGTACCGCGCGCCGCCTGCGCGGCCGTCCGATCGGTGGCGTCAAGGCCGTCCTCCAGATCGGGCTGCCCGTACTTGAGGGCGCCCTGGAACGGTCGGTCGCGGTGGCCGCGTCGATGGACGCGCGCGGTTACGGGCGCACCGCCCAGGTCCCGCCCGCAGTGCGCCGTACGACGACCGCGCTGACGCTGGGCGGGCTGCTCGGTGTCTGCGCCGGGTCGTACGGGCTGCTGGCCGCCGAGGGGGCGGCGTACGGTCTGCCGGTCCTGGTGGCCGGGCTCGTGGCCGCGATGGCGGGCCTGCGGCTTGGCGGCCGGCGCAGCGTCCGTACCCGCTACCGGCCCGACGAGTGGGGTGTGCGGGCGTGGCTCGTGGCCGGGTCGGGTGCGGCGGTCGCGGCGCTGATGATCCGGGCGGGTTCGTGCGATCCGGAGGGGCTGCATCCGGGGGTTGTGCCGCTGGTGGCGCCGGAGTTCCCGCTCTGGCCGGCGGCGTCCGTCCTGATCGGCTTGCTGCCGGCTTTTGTGGCTCCCCTGGCCCCTGTGGTTCCCGTGGCCCCCGTACAGAAAGCGAATAAAGGCCTGTGATCCGGTTCGAGAATGTGTCGGTCCGCTACGGCGATGCTGCCGCGCCCGCGATCCAGGGCGTCGATCTCACGGTGCCCGAGGGTGAACTCGTACTGCTCGTCGGCCCGTCGGGGGTCGGCAAGTCGACTCTGCTGGGCGCGGTTTGCGGGCTCGTACCCCACTTCACGGGTGGCACCCTGCGCGGCCGCGTCACGGTCGACGGCCGTGACACCCGTACGCACAAGCCGCGCGAACTCGCGGATCTCGTCGGCACAGTGGGCCAGGACCCGCTCGCGCACTTCGTCACCGACACCGTCGAGGACGAGCTGGCGTACGGCATGGAATCGCTGGGCCTCGCGCCGGGCGTCATGCGACGCCGGGTCGAGGAGACGCTGGATCTGCTGGGCCTGGCGGAGCTGAGGGACCGCCCGATCGCCACCCTGTCCGGCGGCCAGCAGCAGCGCGTGGCGATCGGCTCGGTCCTGACGCCGCACCCGAAGGTGCTGGTCCTGGACGAGCCGACGTCGGCGCTGGATCCGGCGGCGGCCGAGGAGGTCCTCGCGGTGCTGCAGCGTCTGGTGCACGACCTCGGTACGACGGTGCTGATGGCGGAGCATCGGCTTGAGCGGGTTGTGCAGTACGCGGACCAGGTCATTCTGCTGGCGGGGCCGGGTGAGGCGCCGGTCATCGGTGACCCCCGCTCTGTCATGGCGATGTCGCCCGTGCATCCGCCAGTGGTGGGGCTTGGGCGCCTCGCGGGCTGGGACCCGCTGCCCCTTTCTGTACGGGATGCGCGGCGGGGGGCGGCGGACCTGCGGGCACGGCTGGCCGGCGCGGAGCCGGACTTTGTTCCCCACCCCGCCCCTTCCCGAACTGGGGCTCCGCCCCAGACCCCGCTCCTCAAACGCCGGAAAGGCTGGTTTTCCTGGCCCGGACTGGGTATTTCAGCCCGTCCGGCGTTTGAGGACACGCCCGGAGGGCGTACAGGGGGTCTGGGGGCTTGCCCCCAGTTCGGGAAGGGGCGGGTAGGGGAGAGCCCGCCGCAGGCGCACCCCATCGCAGCCATCGCAGGGCTCGGCGTCCGACGCGACCGCGTCGAGGCCCTCCGACGGATCGACCTGGCCGTCTCCCCGGGCGAAACCATCGCCCTCATGGGCCGCAACGGCGCCGGCAAGTCCACCCTCCTCTCCACCCTCGTCGGCATGATCGAGCCCACATCCGGCTCCGTGAGCGTCGGCGGCCGCACCCCCCACCGCACCCACCCCCGCGAGATGGTCCGCCGGGTCGGGCTCGTCCCGCAGGAGCCGCGCGATCTGCTGTACGCCGACACCGTCGCCGCCGAGTGCGCGGCGGCCGACAGCGACGCGAGCGCCGAGCCCGGGAGCTGCCGCGCACTGGTGACCGCGCTCCTCCCGGACGTACAGGACGCCACGCATCCGCGCGATCTGTCCGAGGGCCAGCGCCTCGCCCTGGCCCTCGCCATCGTGCTCACCGCGCGCCCCCCGCTCCTCCTCCTCGACGAGCCGACCCGCGGCCTGGACTACGCGGCGAAGGCCCGCCTGGTCGGGCTCCTGCGCGCCCTGGCCGCCGACGGGCACGCGATCGTACTGGCGACGCACGACGTCGAGCTCGCCGCAGAGCTCGCCCACCGCGTCGTGATCCTCGCCGACGGCGAGGTCGTCGCGGACGGTCCCACGGCCGAGGTCGTCGTCTCCTCCCCCGCCTTCGCCCCGCAGGTCGCGAAGATCCTCGCGCCGCAGAAGTGGCTGACCGTCGCGCAGGTACGCGACGCACTGGGAGGAGCCGTATGACCACCGCGCGCCCCGTGCGGCTCGGCCCCCGGTCGGTCGCCGCACTCCTGCTCGTCAGCGCGATCGGCGTCATCGCCTTCGGCTGGCCGCTGCTGGCCGACTCCGCCTCCGGGCTCGCCC from Streptomyces spiramyceticus carries:
- a CDS encoding prenyltransferase/squalene oxidase repeat-containing protein, with protein sequence MTLRRSAATVLAASAVLCAAAAPVAVAAPTPKPPVVPSGLYGAKDPTYDGVWRQSLALLAQDTVGVKPAAKAVNWLAGQQCDSGGFASFRADAAEPCTAKTMMDSNATAAAVQALSALGGQDAVVKKGVGWLTSAQNQDGGWGYNPGGPSDSNSTSVVIGALAAAGEKPGEVKSQKGKSPYDALVTFAIPCDAKKGGGAFAYQPDKAGKLAPNDDATAAGVLGALGQGAAAKGKKDGAKAECAEAAGKPTPAQAAANGAAYLTGVLAKTGHLDTPPMPGAENPKAQPDFGNTADAVVALAAQGGADQAKKPLEWLKKNSAAWAKENGPAAYAQLVFAANATGTDPRNFGGTDLVKELNANGPAPQETKAGEEKKDSADGDGGFAGWWIVAVFFIASVGVGILFSGRKKKNAQL
- a CDS encoding SCO2322 family protein produces the protein MTRTRLAASVLPLVLALGVALAVLGGGAGSAQAATGYRYWSFWVGDGGKWTYATQGPAALRPADGDVIGFRFSVSEDSQDSAKPRRAADFDAICGKSPESAKAGSDGGSKRIALVIDPGTAADAPAGERPPALRTACVRVGADATSADALASVAKPLRYNSMALLCAMSGYPKTGCGEQVSDGGADMSARPAISVKTVDGNGSGPSAGLLVGLAAVLGLGAAGVWRARRRRG
- a CDS encoding ABC transporter ATP-binding protein; the encoded protein is MIRFENVSVRYGDAAAPAIQGVDLTVPEGELVLLVGPSGVGKSTLLGAVCGLVPHFTGGTLRGRVTVDGRDTRTHKPRELADLVGTVGQDPLAHFVTDTVEDELAYGMESLGLAPGVMRRRVEETLDLLGLAELRDRPIATLSGGQQQRVAIGSVLTPHPKVLVLDEPTSALDPAAAEEVLAVLQRLVHDLGTTVLMAEHRLERVVQYADQVILLAGPGEAPVIGDPRSVMAMSPVHPPVVGLGRLAGWDPLPLSVRDARRGAADLRARLAGAEPDFVPHPAPSRTGAPPQTPLLKRRKGWFSWPGLGISARPAFEDTPGGRTGGLGACPQFGKGRVGESPPQAHPIAAIAGLGVRRDRVEALRRIDLAVSPGETIALMGRNGAGKSTLLSTLVGMIEPTSGSVSVGGRTPHRTHPREMVRRVGLVPQEPRDLLYADTVAAECAAADSDASAEPGSCRALVTALLPDVQDATHPRDLSEGQRLALALAIVLTARPPLLLLDEPTRGLDYAAKARLVGLLRALAADGHAIVLATHDVELAAELAHRVVILADGEVVADGPTAEVVVSSPAFAPQVAKILAPQKWLTVAQVRDALGGAV
- a CDS encoding aldehyde dehydrogenase, whose translation is MTELVEHGKLYIGGQLVDPLGTDVIEVISPHTEQVIGRVPHASRADVDRAVAAARTAFDDGPWPRMSLDERIAVVTRIKDAIAVRHEEIARSISSENGTPYTASVMMQALAAMMVWDATITVARDFPYEARRNGVLGSILVRREPVGVVAAVVPWNVPQFTAAAKLAPALLAGCTAVLKVSPETPLDAYILAEIATEAGLPEGVLSIIPADREVSEYLVGHPGVDKVSFTGSVGAGKRVMEVASRNLTRVTLELGGKSAAVILPDADLATAVAGIAPFAWMINGQACVAQTRILVPRSRYDEFADAFASAAGALKVGDPLDPATEVGPLVARRQQQRSLDYIRIGQEEGAKILTGGGRPAGMQQGWYVEPTLFGGVDNSMRIAREEIFGPVICLLPYDDEREAVRIANDSEYGLSGSVWTADVEHGIDIARRVRTGTYSVNTFSIDMLGPFGGYKNSGVGREFGPEGYSEYLEHKMIHLPAGHGEA
- a CDS encoding ferredoxin — translated: MGDRWHVEVDRGVCIGSGMCVNLAPGGFALDTARQSHPSEPDMDANEKVLAAAEGCPVEAIAITLLEGGEPVFPPEE
- a CDS encoding MBL fold metallo-hydrolase, translated to MSQVTEHGGGVWSIKVPIPDNPLGHTLVHLLDTDRGPVLIDTGWDDPASWDTLAAGLASLDVAVTDIHGVVITHHHPDHHGLSGQVRDVSGAWIAMHAADTEVVRRTRSAEPGTWLDYITAKLTAAGAPYDHLAPLRAARESGRMRTLPGLRAALPDREIVPGDLLPLAGRRLRAVWTPGHTPGHVCLHLEETHPAGLPGNGRLFSGDHLLPGITPHIGLYEDPDDDAVTDPLGDYLDSLERIARLTPAEVLPAHQHAFTDAPGRVEALLAHHDERLTGLRALLANPLTPWQLAERMEWNRPWDQIPYGSRNIAVSEAEAHLRHLVKLGHAEAVPGSDPVTYIAV
- a CDS encoding energy-coupling factor transporter transmembrane component T, with translation MTSKALRAPEANRSNALHAGAWWLWALGLAAAASRTTNPLLLGMLVGVAGYVVAARRTDAPWARSYGAFVKLGLVVIGIRLVFSAFLGSPIPGIHTVFSLPEVPLPGWAQGVRIGGRVTAEQLVFALYDGAKLATLLICLGAANALANPARLLKSLPAALYEAGVAVVVAMTFAPNMVADVVRLRTARRLRGRPIGGVKAVLQIGLPVLEGALERSVAVAASMDARGYGRTAQVPPAVRRTTTALTLGGLLGVCAGSYGLLAAEGAAYGLPVLVAGLVAAMAGLRLGGRRSVRTRYRPDEWGVRAWLVAGSGAAVAALMIRAGSCDPEGLHPGVVPLVAPEFPLWPAASVLIGLLPAFVAPLAPVVPVAPVQKANKGL